From a region of the Procambarus clarkii isolate CNS0578487 chromosome 2, FALCON_Pclarkii_2.0, whole genome shotgun sequence genome:
- the LOC138366482 gene encoding sperm acrosomal protein FSA-ACR.1-like, whose product MPESLVEQAKQARVTRGTSQTGQSHSWNKPTDQSHSRNKPTGQSHSWNKPTGQSHSWNKPNGPESLVEQANRPESLVEQAKQARVTRGTSQQARVTRGTSQTGQSHSWNKPTGQSHSWNKPTVQSHSWNKPTVQSHSRNKPNRPESLVEQANRPESLVEQANRPESLVEQANRPESLVEQANRPESLVEQAKQARVTRGTSQQARVTRGTSHKQQGELV is encoded by the coding sequence ATGCCAGAGTCACTCGTGGAACAAGCCAAACAGGCCAGAGTCACTCGTGGAACAAGCCAAACAGGCCAGAGTCACTCGTGGAACAAGCCAACAGACCAGAGTCACTCGCGGAACAAGCCAACAGGCCAGAGTCACTCGTGGAACAAGCCAACAGGCCAGAGTCACTCGTGGAACAAGCCAAACGGGCCAGAGTCACTCGTGGAACAAGCCAACAGGCCAGAGTCACTCGTGGAACAAGCCAAACAGGCCAGAGTCACTCGTGGAACAAGCCAACAGGCCAGAGTCACTCGTGGAACAAGCCAAACAGGCCAGAGTCACTCGTGGAACAAGCCAACAGGCCAGAGTCACTCGTGGAACAAGCCAACAGTCCAGAGTCACTCGTGGAACAAGCCAACAGTCCAGAGTCACTCGCGGAACAAGCCAAACAGGCCAGAGTCACTCGTGGAACAAGCCAACAGGCCAGAGTCACTCGTGGAACAAGCCAACAGGCCAGAGTCACTCGTGGAACAAGCCAACAGGCCAGAGTCACTCGTGGAACAAGCTAACAGGCCAGAGTCACTCGTGGAACAAGCCAAACAGGCCAGAGTCACTCGTGGAACAAGCCAACAGGCCAGAGTCACTCGTGGAACAAGCCACAAGCAACAAGGAGAGCTTGTATAA